A window from Rhizosphaericola mali encodes these proteins:
- a CDS encoding DUF779 domain-containing protein → MIARVKMTEITANAVKQLQEKHGELFFFQSGGCCEGSQPLLYEKGSFYVGSRDVLLGNVNGCDYYMSPTEFKYWQYTELTIDAVPGVGVGGFSLESTIGLTFVTKSRLFTEEELVELNKLENSIAKI, encoded by the coding sequence ATGATTGCACGCGTAAAAATGACAGAAATAACAGCTAATGCTGTTAAACAATTACAAGAAAAACATGGAGAATTATTTTTCTTTCAAAGTGGGGGATGTTGCGAAGGTAGTCAACCATTGCTTTACGAAAAGGGCTCTTTTTATGTAGGAAGTCGAGATGTTTTGTTAGGCAACGTGAACGGCTGTGACTATTATATGTCACCAACAGAATTCAAGTATTGGCAATATACCGAGTTGACAATTGATGCAGTTCCAGGCGTTGGAGTGGGCGGCTTTTCATTAGAATCGACGATTGGGTTAACATTTGTTACTAAATCAAGGTTGTTTACAGAAGAAGAATTAGTGGAATTGAATAAATTAGAAAATTCTATTGCAAAAATCTAA
- a CDS encoding HU family DNA-binding protein, with protein sequence MRKSDLVNSISEKTGIPKVDVLVTIESFLKEIKGNLSKGENIYIRGFGSFITKKRAAKIGRNIKKNVAVEIPEHYIPAFKPAKEFVSEVKQSQK encoded by the coding sequence ATGAGAAAATCCGATCTCGTAAATAGCATTTCTGAAAAAACGGGCATTCCAAAGGTGGACGTTTTAGTTACGATTGAATCTTTTTTGAAAGAAATTAAAGGTAATCTTTCCAAAGGGGAGAATATTTATATTCGAGGATTTGGTAGCTTTATTACGAAAAAAAGAGCGGCTAAAATTGGACGTAATATTAAGAAGAATGTCGCTGTAGAGATTCCAGAGCATTATATTCCTGCATTTAAACCTGCAAAAGAATTTGTCAGCGAGGTAAAACAAAGCCAAAAATAG